From the genome of Granulicella cerasi:
GGATTTCGCTGGCGAAGCTGCTCGGCGGCACCCGCGACAAGATTGCGTGCGGTGTTTCGATCGGCATTCAGCCGTCGAGGGAAGAGCAGCTGGCGACGGTAGAGAAGGAAGTTGCGGCGGGCTATCAGCGCATCAAGATGAAGTGCCAGCCGGGCTGGGATGAGGAGATCTTCGCGATGGTGCGCGATCGCTTCCCTGACATCTGGCTAAGCTGCGATGCGAACTCGGCGTACACGCTAGAGGATGCAGATCGCATCGCCGCTTGGGACCGCTTCAACCTGCTGATGATCGAGCAGCCGCTCTGGTACGACGACTTCTACTTCCACGCGCAGTTGCAGAAGAAGATGAAGACGCCGATCTGTCTGGACGAATGCATTCGCAATCGCCGCGACGCGCGTGCAGCGCTCGAGAATGGCTCGGGACGCATCATCAACATCAAGGTGGGCCGCGTGGGCGGCTTCACCGAAGCGCTTGCGGTGCATGATGTGGCCGAGGAGTTTGGCGTGCCGGTATGGTGCGGCGGCATGTTGGAAACAGGCATCGGTCGCGCACAGAACGTAGCGTTGTCGAGCCTGCCGAACTTCAAGCTGCCGGGTGACGTGTCGGCCTCGGCGCGCTACTGGAAGCAGGACATCATCGAGCCTGAAGTGACCGTGTCGGCGCAGGGCGAGATCGTGGTGCCGACCACACCGGGTCGCGGATGGGAGATCGTGCGAGAGCGCATCGATGCGATCACCGTGCGTTCGCTGACGCTGCGCCGCCCGACGGCTTAGCTACCTCGGCAGAGACATCGCGAGGAGCTGTTGGATGGCCTCGCGATAGCCAAGTGGATTCGGAAGCAACCGCAGGTCTGATGCAGACAGGCGGTTGTTTTCGTTGGCTGTATGAATCATGAGTTCGCGCACGGAGACGTGTTCGTCCAGCCGCGAGTACACCCAGCGCCCGTTGCCGACCTCTGCCTGCTCGAACTCCACGGTGCCGCCGGGATAGATATGCGCGAGCACGCCCCAACCGAAGTTCACACCTTTGATGACGCGCGCCTCGGTGCGCGTGAGCACGCCGGTACGGCGATCGATCCACATGCGGCCTTCGAGGCCGGTGAGCAGCTCTGAGATCGTTGTGGGCGGATGAAAGTTTGGATCCGGCTTG
Proteins encoded in this window:
- the menC gene encoding o-succinylbenzoate synthase, producing MKIEEIHLREVQMPLVNPFRTSFGVHTMRRMLLVEIECEGMTAWGESVAGEHPYFSDEFVDTAWTAIELELAPRLLKADVSSGRDVPDVLKQVRGHRMAKAALENAVWELDSLRQGISLAKLLGGTRDKIACGVSIGIQPSREEQLATVEKEVAAGYQRIKMKCQPGWDEEIFAMVRDRFPDIWLSCDANSAYTLEDADRIAAWDRFNLLMIEQPLWYDDFYFHAQLQKKMKTPICLDECIRNRRDARAALENGSGRIINIKVGRVGGFTEALAVHDVAEEFGVPVWCGGMLETGIGRAQNVALSSLPNFKLPGDVSASARYWKQDIIEPEVTVSAQGEIVVPTTPGRGWEIVRERIDAITVRSLTLRRPTA